One window from the genome of Ananas comosus cultivar F153 linkage group 13, ASM154086v1, whole genome shotgun sequence encodes:
- the LOC109719294 gene encoding uncharacterized protein LOC109719294, producing MPPPCPGDVALARSGDVAGDEPASPASASPPTPPPTAPSPRPSAAAARPAPPPPCSTSSSIAASFFLLLLRRRANARRRRRDADSARSQSESRGKSAERWEAPPIRAVTGLAGHPPAAAAASPPSASPSAPPPHHHSPPPPLLVVSGIGIGVVISSGGCEAAGTVPVARAAGARLAPAEC from the exons ATGCCACCCCCCTGCCCCGGTGACGTCGCCCTCGCCCGctccggcgacgtcgccggcgACGAGCCCGCCTCCCCCGCCTCGGCCTCTCCCCCGACCCCTCCTCCTACCGCGCCCTCGCCCAGGCCCTCTGCTGCCGCGGCCAGGcccgctccgccgcctccctgCTCGACGTCAAGCTCCATCGCGGCCTcgttcttcctcctccttctccgtcGGCGCGCCAACGCGAGACGAAGACGGAGGGATGCAGACTCGGCCCGGAGCCAGTCGGAGTCGCGGGGGAAGAGCGCAGAGAGGTGGGAGGCGCCGCCAATCCGCGCTGTCACGGGGTTAGCAG GTCACCCTCCCGCCGCGGCCGCAGCATCTCCACCGTCCGCATCTCCATCCGCTCCCCCTCCTCACCAtcactctcctcctcctcctctgctcgTCGTCTCCGGCATCGGCATCGGCGTCGTCATCTCCAGCGGAGGCTGCGAGGCTGCCGGAACTGTGCCCGTCGCTAGGGCTGCGGGCGCGCGATTGGCCCCGGCAGAGTGTTGA